In Aeromicrobium wangtongii, the DNA window CGGCGGCGATCCGAGCATCCCGATCATCTACGACGTCGAGAACGTCCGCGACGGCCGCTCCTTCACGACGCGGCGCGTCGCAGCCCGCCAGCACGGCGAGATCATCTTCTACATGACCGCCTCGTTCCAGGTCGAGGAGGACGGCTGGGACCACCAGGACCGGATGCCCGACGTCCCGGCGCCCGACGAGTCGACCCCCCTGATCGACATCATCCAGCTGCGCGGCCCGGAGGCTGTGGCGCACTGGACGAAGGAGTGGTCGGCGTTCGACATGCGCTACATCGGCGACAACCGCCCGCAGGACGATCCCCAGCGTGAGCTGGTGCCGGCGGTGCAGCGCCTGTGGTTCAGGGCCAACGGCACCCTGCCCGAGTCGCGGATCATCCACAACGCCGCCTTCGCCTACATCAGCGACCTGAGCCTGCTCGGCGCGAGCCTGGTGCCGCACGGGCAGTTCATCGGCTCCGACCGCGTCCAGCCGGCATCGCTGGACCACACGATCTGGTTCCACCGTCCGGTGCAGGCCGATCAGTGGCTGCTGTACGACCAGACGTCACCGTCGGCGTCCGGCGCCCGTGGCCTCAGCACCGCCCGGGTCTTCAGCGAGGACGGCACGCTCGTGGCGTCGGTCGCGCAGGAGGGGTTGATCCGCCGGATCAAACCCTGACCTGTCCCACCAGGTGGGTCACGGGCTTCTTGGTGCCCTTGACCCCGAAGGTGAGGACGTCGCCGTCGGTGGACGAGCCGAACACGACCGTGCTGGGCAGCAGGATCGGCTTGCGGAACTCCGCGACGTTGGTGAACGACTCCGGCAGCTTGTTCTGCACCGCCGCCAGGCTGCGGGCCAGCGTCCACATGCCGTGGGCGATGTTGGTCGGGAAGCCGAACGCCTTGGCCGTCAGCGGGTAGAGATGGATCGGGTTGCGGTCGCCCGACACCGCGGCGTACCGCCGACCCAGGTCGCCGGCCAGCTTCCAGTGGACGACGCCCGCCGGTGCCTCCACCCCGGCGAGCGGAGCCGGGGTCGTCTCGGCGCTGCCGCCCTTGTGCCGGCAGAAGAGCGTCATCGTCTCCTCCCACACGACCTCGCTGCCCCCTGAGCCTGTCGAGCCGCCCCCTGAGCCTGTCGAGCCACCCCCTGAGCCTGTCGAAGGGATCGTCGCCACGGTCACGATGTCGATCAGCGAGCCCTTGGCGTGCGGGCGCAGGTCGGCGGCGTGCACCGAGACGTCGAAGGACTCGTCGACCCGGATCGGACGGTGCTGCGTGATGGTGTTGCGCAGGTGCACCAGCCCCATCGGGGCGAACGGGAACGACGTGTCGGTCATCAGCGTCATGTGCAGGGCAAAGGCCGCCATGTGCGGGTAGGTCGTCGGCAGCACGTCCCCGCGCGGGAACCCGCAGACCTCGTTGTAGGCGTCCAGGTGCCGCCGGTCGGTGGTGACGCCGTGCCGCTCCAGCACGAGGTCGGGCGTCGTGCCCGTGGCGTGCTTGATGCCGGGCAGGCCGCCCGCCACGGGGATGGCCGGCAGTGCTGCCTTGAGCATCAGCGGCAGCGTGGCCGGTGCCGAGGTGAAGACGCGGGTCGTCACGTCAGGCGCCGATCAGGGCCTGGCCGCACACGCGCACGACATTGCCCGAGATCGCGGACGACCCCGGGTTGGCGTACCAGGCGATGGCCTCGGCGACGTCGATCGGCTGGCCGCCCTGCGACAGCGAGCTGAGCCGGCGGCCGGCCTCCCGGATGCCCAGCGGCATCGTCTTGACCATGTCGGTCTCGATGAAGCCCGGCGCGATCGCGTTGACCGTGATGCCGTCCTTGGCGACCCGCTTGGACAGGTCGTCGACGAAGCCGATGACGCCGGCCTTGGCGGTGCCGTAGCTGGTCTGGCCGTTGTTGCCCGCGATGCCGGCGATCGACGAGATGCCGATGACGCGGCCACCCTTGCGCAGCAGCTTCTGGTCGAGCAGCTCGGCGGTGATGCGCTGGGGGGCACCGACGCTGATGTCGATGACCAGGTTCCAGTTCTCCGTCTTCATGTTCTTGAGCCGCTTGTCGCGCGTGATGCCGGCGTTGTGCACCACGATGTCGACGCCGCCGTGCGCGTCCTTGAGGGCCTTGGCGATGACCTGCGGGGCGTCCTCGGCGGTGATGTCCTCGGCGATCGACGTGCCGCCGAGCTCGCTCATGAGGGCGTCGAGATCGTCCTTGAGGGCCGGGACGTCCAGTCCGACGATGTCGGCGCCGTCGCGGTGCAGCGTGCGCGCCATCGCGGCACCGAGGCCGCGGGAGGCGCCGGTGATGAGTGCGACCTTGCCGGCCAGCGGCTTGCTCGGGTCGGCGACCGGATCGGCGTCGACGAGCTCGGTCAGGCCGAGGCGGATGACCTGCCCCGAGACGAAGGCGGACTTGGGGGAGAGCAGGAACTCCAGCGTCGAGGTGAGCGCGTCCTCGGTGCCCTGGCCGGCATAGACCAGGTTGGCCGTGCTGCCGTTGCCGCCGATCTCCTTGCCCGCAGAGCGGACGAAGCCCTCGAGCGCGCGCTGGGCGATCGCGGCCGTCTCGGACTCGGCCTGCTCGGGCAGGGTGCCGATGACCACGAGGCGTCCGTTGGACGCGAGGCTGCGCATCGCGGGGGTGAAGAACTGCTGCATCGCGGCGAGGCCGGCGGTGTCGGAGATGCCGGTCGCGTCGAAGACGAGGCCCTTGTACTTCTTGCTGTCGGCGCGGACGCCGACCGCCTCGATGCCGCTGGACTTGAGCGTCGCGTTGAGCTTCTTGCCCAGGGTGCTGCCCGGGGCGGCACCGATGAGGACAGTGCCCTTGACGAGCGGGGCCCCTTCGGTCCAGCGCTCCAGCACGGGGGGATTGGGCAGTCCCAGGTTCGTGACGATGAACTTGCCGATCGGGTTCTGCGCGAGCGACTGGTAACGATCAGTCATGACTTGGGTGTGTCCTATCTCTCGGATACCATTGGTATCTGGAATGCTGCTGAAACTGTAGCCTCAAGATTCAGCGCCGGTCCACCAGCTGACATGCGGCGCTCATCACGTTCTGGTTCCACTGTTCACGAAGATCGAGGAGACCGCCATGGCGGACACCACCCCAGCCAAGAAGTCATCCGGAGCCACGCCGCAGCAGGTGCGCCGCGTCGCCGTCATCGGCGGCAACCGCATCCCGTTCGCGCGCTCCAACACCGTCTACACCGACGTGTCGAACCAGGACATGCTGACCGCGGCGCTCGACGGTCTGGTCAACCGGTTCGGCCTGCAGGGGGAGCGGGTCGGCGAGTTCGCCGCCGGCGCGGTGCTCAAGCACAGCCGCGACTTCAACCTGGCCCGCGAGACCGTCCTGGGCTCCAAGCTGTCGCCCGACACGCCGGCCTTCGACGTCCAGCAGGCGTGCGACACCGGCATCCAGGCCGCCGTCCTGGTCGCCAACAAGATCGCCCTCGGCAAGATCGAGAACGGCATCGCAGGCGGCTCCGACACGACCTCGGACGCCCCGCTGGCCATCGGCGACAAGCTGCGCAAGATCCTCCTGGAGGCCAACCGCGCCAAGGACGCCAAGGCGCGCCTGGCGGCGTTCGCCAAGATCCGTCCGGGTCATCTCGCGCCCGACCAGCCCCGCAACGCCGAGCCGCGCACGGGCCTGTCGATGGGTGACAGCCAGGCCATCACCACCAAGGAGTGGGGCATCACCCGCGAGGCGCAGGACGAGCTCGCGGTCGCCTCGCACCAGAACCTGGCCGCGTCGTACGACGAGGGCTGGCAGGACGACCTGGTCACCCCGTTCCACGGCGTCGACAAGGACAACAACCTGCGTCCCGACTCGAGCCTGGAGAAGCTCGCGAAGCTCAAGCCGGTGTTCGGCAAGTCCTTCGGTGACGAGGCGACCATGACCGCGGCCAACTCGACGCCGCTGTCCGACGGTGCCTCGGTCGTCCTGCTCGCCTCCGAGGACGAGGCCGAGAAGCGCGGCTGGACCCCGCAGGCGTTCTTCGTGGACTACGAGACGGCCGCGGTCGACTACGTCTCCGGCGCCGAGGGCCTGCTGATGGCCCCGGTGTACGCCGTGCCGCGCATGCTCGAGCGCCAGGGCCTGACGCTGCAGGACTTCGACTTCTACGAGATCCACGAGGCATTCGCCGGCCAGGTGCTGACGACCCTCGCGGCGTGGGAGGACCCGCAGTTCTGCAAGGAGAAGCTGGGACTGGACGAGCCGCTCGGCGCGATCGACCGCTCAAAGCTGAACGTGAAGGGCTCGTCCCTCGCGGCGGCGCACCCGTTCGCCGCGACCGGCGGCCGGATCATCGCCAACCTGGCCAAGCTGCTGCACGAGAAGGGCCCGGGCAGCCGCGGCCTGATCTCCATCTGCGCAGCCGGCGGCCAGGGCGTCGTCGCGATCCTCGAGGCCTGAGGCGCCCGCCGGGGGACCGATCTTTCGGCCTTTCGGCAGCCGGGGCAGCACCAACGCAGAGACATCCGTTCACTCGGGGGCGGATGTCTCTGCGTTTGCGTCGCCAGGACGGCGTGAACGCCGAAAGATCGGTCGTCTTTCGGCCTCGCTAGGCTGGCGCCATGTCGAGCATGAAGAAGAAGCGTTGGTCAGATCTGACTCCCGGCCAGCGGCGTGCGGTGTACGTCGCCGGCGCGCTCGAGGCGGCTGCCACGGCCGCTGCGTGGCGCGATCTGGCGAAGCGTCCCGCCGAGGACGTGCGTGGTCCCAAGCTCGTGTGGCGCCTGGTGTCGTTCGTCCAGCCCGTCGGCCCGCTGGCCTACTTCACCCTCGGACGTCGCTGACCGTCCGCGAGCGGGTCAGTCGGCGGCGTCGCGCGGGCCGCGGGCCATCGAGACGACCGACAGCAGCGTCAGTGACTTGACCTCGTCGAAGGGGACGGCGTCGACCGTCGGGAGACCGGGGTTCTCCTCGCGCACCGACAGCTGGAGCGTCGCGAGGTTCAGCACGCCCAGGGCCTGGGTGTAGTAGATGTTGGCCAGCAGGTGCGGGTCGCGGACCTTGAACTGTCCGGTGGCGATGCCGGCCTCGAGGATCTCGACGGCGTGGTTGAGGCAGCTGGTCATCGCGACACCGAGATCGATCATGACCCGCTGGCTGACCTCGTCCATGAGCTCCTCGCCGCGGCGCCGCAGCAGCGCTTGCGCGCAGTCGACGAAGGCCGGCAGGGACGAGCCGAAGTCCAGGAACGTCGACGTGATGGTCGCCAGCCGCGCCTCGGGATCGGCCGTCGGGTCGTCCGCGTCGGCGAGCGTGTGGTCGAGCTCCTGCAGGTAGCCGACGAGGGTCTCGGCGAACAGTTCTTCCTTGCCGGAGAAGTGCCGGTAGATGATGGCCCGGTTGATGCCGACCGCGCGGGCGATGTCCTCGATCTGTGCATCCCGGACGCCGCGTTCGTCGAACAGCGCGCGCGTTGCCTGGAGGATCTCCCTCTTCCGCTCTGCGCGGCGTTCCGAGACGGCCATGCAGTCACTCTAGAACGTCTTTGTCGGGACCGGGTCGTAGGCTCGTTCCATGAGGTCTGTCTCGGAGCTGAAGCGTCAGGTCGCTCCCATCGAGGTCGTGTCGGAGTACACGCCTGCCGGCGACCAGCCTGCCGCGATCGACGAGCTGGAGAAACGCATCAAGGCCGGCGCCAAGGACAACGTCCTGCTGGGCGCCACCGGCACCGGCAAGACCGCGACGACGGCGTGGCTGGCCGAGCGCCTGCAGCGGCCGATGCTGGTCATGATGCCCAACAAGCTGCTCGCGGCCCAGTTCGCCAACGAGCTGCGTGAGCTGCTGCCCAACAACGCCGTCGAGTACTTCGTGTCGTACTACGACTACTACCAGCCCGAGGCGTACATCGCGCAGAGCGACACCTACATCGAGAAGGACTCCTCGATCAACGAGGAGGTCGAGCGGCTGCGGCACTCGGCCACCTGGTCGCTGCTGACGCGCCGTGACGTCATCGTCGTCGCGACGGTCTCGTGCATCTACGGCCTCGGCTCGGCGCAGGAGTACCTCGAGCGCATGATCGGCTTCAAGGTCGGCGAGGAGATGCCGCGCGAGAAGCTGCTCCGGACGCTCGTCGAGGCGCAGTACGTCCGCAACGACGTGGCCACGACGCGAGGCACGTTCCGGGTCAAGGGCGACACCGTCGAGATCTTCCCGGTGTACCAGGAGCACGCCGTGCGGGTGGAGTTCTTCGGCGACGAGATCGAGCGCCTCATGACCCTGCACCCGCTGACCGGCGAGGTCCTCAGCGACGACAAGGAGCTGTACGTCGGCTCGGCGACGCACTACGCGGCCGGTCCCGCGACGATGCGCCGCGCGATCGAGACCATCAAGATCGAGCTGGAGGAGCGTCTCGCCGAGCTCGAGGGCGAGGGCAAGCTGCTCGAGGCCCAGCGATTGCGCATGCGCACGACCTACGACATCGAGATGATGGAGCAGGTCGGCACCTGCGCCGGCATCGAGAACTACTCGCGCCACATGGACCAGCGCGGGCCCGGCACCCCGGGTCACTGCCTGCTCGACTACTTCCCGGACGACTTCGTGCTGGTCGTCGACGAGTCACACGTGACGATCCCGCAGATCGGCGCCATGTACGAGGGCGACATGTCGCGCAAGCGGTCGCTGGTCGAGCACGGCTTCCGCCTCCCCAGCGCGATGGACAACCGGCCGCTGAAGTGGCCCGAGTTCCTCGACCGCATCGGCCAGACCGTCTACCTGTCGGCCACGCCCGGCAACTACGAGATGGAGAAGGTGCAGGGCGATGTGGTCGAGCAGATCATCCGCCCCACCGGTCTGGTCGACCCCGAGGTCATCGTCAAGCCCACCAAGGGCCAGATCGACGACCTGATCACCCAGATCCGCACCCGCACCGACAAGGACGAGCGGGTCCTGGTCACGACGCTGACCAAGAAGATGTCCGAGGACCTGACCGACTACCTCCTCGAGGCCGGCATCCGCACCCGCTACCTGCACAGCGAGGTCGACACCCTGCGACGCGTCGAGCTGCTGCGCGAGCTGCGCATGGGTGAGTACGACGTGCTGGTGGGCATCAACCTGCTGCGCGAGGGCCTCGACCTGCCGGAGGTGAGCCTGGTGGCGATCCTGGACGCCGACAAGGAGGGCTTCCTGCGCTCGGGACGCTCGCTCATCCAGACGATCGGCCGTGCCGCGCGAAATGTTTCCGGCCAGGTCATCATGTACGCCGACCGGATCACCGACTCGATGGCCATGGCGATCGACGAGACGAACCGGCGCCGCGAGAAGCAGGTCGCGTACAACACCGCGAACGGCATCGACCCGACCCCGTTGCGTCGCCGGATCGGCGACATCACCGACATGCTGGCCCGCGAGGACGCCGACACGACCACCCTGCTGGCCGCGACGGGCGACAAGCGGCGCAAGGGCGCTGCGGTGCCGTTGGGCCAGCACACCGCCGATCTGGCCAACCTGCCGTCCGGTGAGCTGGCCGATCTCATCGAGCAGCTCAGCGAGCAGATGCGGGCCGCGGCCGCCGAGCTGCAGTTCGAGGTGGCAGCCCGTCTGCGTGACGAGATCAGCGATCTCAAGAAGGAGCTGCGCAGCATGCTCGAGGCGGGCGTGTGACCGACATCCTGCAGAACGACCGCGTACGCGCCACGATCGACCCGTCGCGCGGCGCCCGCCTCACGAGCCTGGTCATCGACGGGCTGGAGGTGCTGGCCCACGCCGAGGACCCCACCGTCGACCCGGCCATCGCCGACGGGTGCTTCCCGATGGTGCCATGGGCCGGACGCGTGCGCGGCGGCCGGCTTGCGACGCCCGCCGGCGTCCGGCAGCTGCCGCTGGCCGACGACGGCAACGCGCTGCACGGGCTCGGCCACGTCGAGGCATGGGAGTCCGCCGGCGACGGCGTCTACCGCCTGAGGATCGGTGAGCCGTGGCCGACGTCCGGCACCGCGCAGCTGAGCTACCGGCTCCTCGACGACGGCCTGCGCGTGGAGCTGTCGTGGGACGACGGCACGACGTCGCCGTGCTCGATCGGCCTGCACCCGTGGTTCGCCCGGACGCTGACCACCGGCGGTCCGGTCGTGCTGTCCTTCGATCCCGAGCAGATGGTCGAGCGGGGCACCGACGGCCTGCCGACTGGACGACTCGTCCGTCCGGAGCCGGAGCCCTGGGATGACTGCTTCCGGGTTGCCGGGTCGCCGGTGCTGACCTGGCCCGGCGCTATCCAGCTGACGCTGACCTCGGACTCGCCGTGGTGGGTCGTCTACTCCGAGCCGGAGTCGACCATCTGCGTCGAGCCGCAGACGGTGCCGCCGGACGCCTTCGACCACAACGGCCTGCAGCCGGCCGGCGAGTGGCCGCACGACATCTGGTTCGAGCTGCGGGCAGCCGGCGCGACCGCCTCGTAGGGTGGCGGCATGCCGAACCAGCCCGTGACTGAGCTGCGCCCAGATGCCTCGGAATACCTCCGTGGGCTGCGGTCCCGCGGCAAGTGGCTGCTGCCCGTCCTCGCGATCTTCGGCGTCCGAGCGGCGTTTGCCGTCAAGGAGGGCGGGTTCGAGGCGTTCCTCGCCGGGATGATCGTCCTGGCCGTGGTCGGTGGGGTCGCCGCAGCCGTCGTGCACATCCGCACGAGTGTCATGCGACTGACGCCGGGCGGGATCGAGCACGACGGGTTCTTCGTCAGGCGCCGCAGCATCGCCACCGACCGCGCCACGGGGCTGCTCGCCCCGATGGGCGAACAGCTGTCAGCGCCGACGGTGGACGTCCTCGTCGTCCGGGCGGCAGACGGCGCGACGATCCGCATCGCCGGGGGACTGTGGACGCGCGAGGACCTCGAGCACATCGCGCACCACGCCGGGGTGCCGATCGAGCGCGACGAGATCGGCGGCAAGGAGTTCGAGCGCCGGGTTCCGGGGTCGATCCCGCTGCGGTTCCGCCGACCTGCCGTCTTCGGCCTCACCTTCGGCGTGCTGCTGTGCGCGGCGGTCGTGGTGGGCGTCTGGCTGTGGTTCGACCTCAACGACGTCCCGATGGGCGCCAGCTAGCCGGTCGGCTCGCTCGTCACACCGGGCTTGACGGCGGCCGAAACGGCGCGGACGGGACCGGCCTGCAAGAATGGTCCGCGGAGGGGAGTATTCCCCGAATCGCAATGCCGTCATCACGGTGACTCCCTGCAGTCACCCGGTCTTGCGGGCCGTGGAGTGCTCCTGGGGCACTCGCGGCGGGAAGAGACCTCCGGCGTGCTGACGACCGGAGGAAGTCTTTTGAACGTATCCACCACCGAATGGGCGATCACGATCGGCGTGACGATCGCGGTGCTGCTGTTCGACGTGATCATCGTGGCGCGCAAGCCGCACGAACCGTCGATGAAGGAGTGCGCGGTCTATCTGACCGGCTACGTCACCCTGGCGATCGCCTTCGGGATCTGGGTCTGGTCGTACCACAACGAGCCGGGCAAGGACGGTGACTACGGGCTCCAGTTCTTCGCCGGCTGGCTCACCGAGTACAGCTTGTCGATCGACAACCTGTTCATCTTCATCATCATCATGGCCAGCTTCAAGGTGCCGCGGAAGCTGCAGCAGGAGGCCCTGCTGGTCGGCATCATCATTGCGCTGTTCTTCCGTGCGATCTTCATCGCGCTCGGCGCCGTGGCGATCGAGCAGGTCTCGTGGATCTTCTACATCTTCGGGGCATTCCTGCTCTACACGGCCTTCAGCCTGGTCAAGGACACCGACCACGACGACGACGGCGAGAACGCGATCGTCCGCCTCGCGCGCAAGCGGTTCACGGTGTCGGACAACTGGGACGGGCTCAAGCTGTTCGTCAAGCAGAACGGCAAGCGGGCCATCACGCCGATGTTCCTGGTGATCCTCTCCCTGGGCACCACCGACCTGCTGTTCGCCCTCGACTCCATCCCCGCGATCTACGGCCTGACCCAGGAGCCGTACCTCGTCTTCACGGCCAACGTCTTCGCCCTGATGGGACTGCGCCAGCTGTACTTCCTGCTGGGCGGGCTGCTCACCAAGCTCATCTACCTGTCGCAGGGCCTCGCGGTCCTGCTGGCCTTCATCGGCGTCAAGCTGGTGCTGCACGCGCTGCACGAGAACGAGCTGCCGTTCATCAACGGCGGCGAGCACGTCCCGGTCTACGACATCCCGACGCTGCTCAGCCTCGGCGTGATCGTCGGCATCCTGGGCATCACGGCGGTCGTCAGCCTCGTCGTCTCGGGACGCCGGGAGCGGGCGGGACTGCAGCCCGACGGCAGCCCGAAGGCTCCGGTCAGCCCGGCGGACGACGCCGAGTAGGCCTCAGCCAACCAGTGCCGGGGGCCTCACTCCTTGAGGTTGCCGAGGTCCCCGGCATCGGTGTGGGTCGCCTTGTTGAGGATCAGCGTCACGCCCCACAGGACGACGCCGATCAGCATCATGGCGCCGGCGATGCGGTAGATCTCGCCGTCCCGGTCGACCCACGGGCCGGCCAGGAACAGGCACAGGAACGCCGCGACGGCCGGCAGCTGCCCCGGTGACTTGAAGAACGTCTCAGCATTGGGATCGCGGCGGCGCAGCACGACACAGCAGATGTTGACGACCGCGAAGACGCACAGCAGGAGCAGCGCGGTCACGTTCGACAGATTGGCCACGACATTGCTGTCAGGATCGCGCGTGACGTAGAAGATCAGGCCCATGGCCAGGGCGGTCGAGAACACGATGCTGACCCACGGGGTGCGACGGCCCGGCAGGACCGCACCGAGCGGCTTGGGCAGCACCCGCTGGCGGGACATGCCGTACAGCAGCCGGCTGGCCATCAGCATGTTGATCAAGGCGGTGTTGGCCACGGCGAACACCGCCAGGAACGGAAAGACCTTGTCGATGGGGAAGTCCGGTGCACCCTTGGACACGACATCCAGCAGCGCGCGGCCCTCGGAGTCCGCGATGTTCTTGAGCTCGGGGGCGGTCAGCACGCTGACCACCGAGACGGCGACCAGCATGTAGAGGATCACCGCGATGCCCAGACCGGTCAGCATCGTCCGGGGGAAGATCTTCTGCGGGTTCTCGACCTCCTCGACCATGTTGACGGCGTCCTCGAACCCGACCATCGCGAAGAAGGCGATCGAGGTCGCGGCCGTGACGGCCAGGAACATCCCCTTGTCCTGGTAGTCGCTGAAGTCGGCCAGCTCGCTCATGTCGGCATCACCCTGGAGGATGACGAAGAAGCCGACCCCGATCACGATGCACAGCGCCGTGACCTCGACCAGCGTGAGGACGACGTTGAACTTGACGCTCTCGCCGACGCCGCGCAGGTTGATCACGGCCAGCAGCAGCATGAAACCCATCGCGATGGCCGTGATGGTGCCCTCGCTGAGCGGGGTGTCGATCCAACCGTTGAGCTCCAGGCCGCCGGAGAAGTTGTCGGCCAGCGTCTTCGCGGAGGTCGAGGCGCTGGTGATGCCCGAGCACACGACCGCGAAGGCCACGATGAACGTGATGAAGTGCACGCCGAAGGCCTTGTGGGCGTACAGCGCGGCGCCGGCGGCCTGCGGGTACTTCGTGACCAGCTCGAGGTACGACAAGGCCGTCATGGTGGCCACGATGAACGCCAGCAGGAACGGCAGCCAGACGATGCCGCCGACCTGGCCGGCCATCTGACCGGTGACGGCGTAGATGCCGGCGCCCAGGATGTCGCCCACGATGAACAGCAGCAGGAGCTTGGGCCCCATGACCCTCTTGAGCTCGGTCGGGGGGCCGGTCTCGGCGCTTTCGGTGCTCATACGGCTCCTCGGTGGGCGTGCGATGGGCGGTGTTTGGTCTCACCTTCCACCGGCTGGGTCCATGCCGCAAGCGAGGCGTGTAGTTTCGTGTGCGTGCTAGACGTCAAGGGGAGAGTCCGTCGGTCGGTCGGACGGATGCTCGTCAAACGCATCCAGAAGAACGGCATCGACCTCAGCGCGCTCTCTTTCATCCCCGATCAGACCAAGATCCCGCTGCAGCGCGAGGGCATGGACGCGTTGCCGGAGATCGCCCAGTGGCGGGCGACCGAGCCGATGCACAAGCTCGAGCTGCCGTTCACGTTCACGGCCTACCTGGTGACCGGGCACGAGGAAGCGCGCACGGTCCTCACCGACCGCGACAGCTACAGCAATGACATCCGGCACCTGTTCCACGGTGACGGTCCCGCGACGGCCGATGACATCGGCGGCCTGGGGTTCACCGATCCGCCGCTGCACACGCGGCTGCGCAAGATCGTCACTCCCGAGTTCACGATGCGCCGCATGGCCCGGCT includes these proteins:
- a CDS encoding acyl-CoA thioesterase, encoding MPASLDEVIGLLDLERLEVGLFRGSQPAGSSLKRVFGGQVAAQALMAAQLTVPEDRFVHSLHLYFILGGDPSIPIIYDVENVRDGRSFTTRRVAARQHGEIIFYMTASFQVEEDGWDHQDRMPDVPAPDESTPLIDIIQLRGPEAVAHWTKEWSAFDMRYIGDNRPQDDPQRELVPAVQRLWFRANGTLPESRIIHNAAFAYISDLSLLGASLVPHGQFIGSDRVQPASLDHTIWFHRPVQADQWLLYDQTSPSASGARGLSTARVFSEDGTLVASVAQEGLIRRIKP
- a CDS encoding MaoC family dehydratase gives rise to the protein MTTRVFTSAPATLPLMLKAALPAIPVAGGLPGIKHATGTTPDLVLERHGVTTDRRHLDAYNEVCGFPRGDVLPTTYPHMAAFALHMTLMTDTSFPFAPMGLVHLRNTITQHRPIRVDESFDVSVHAADLRPHAKGSLIDIVTVATIPSTGSGGGSTGSGGGSTGSGGSEVVWEETMTLFCRHKGGSAETTPAPLAGVEAPAGVVHWKLAGDLGRRYAAVSGDRNPIHLYPLTAKAFGFPTNIAHGMWTLARSLAAVQNKLPESFTNVAEFRKPILLPSTVVFGSSTDGDVLTFGVKGTKKPVTHLVGQVRV
- a CDS encoding 3-oxoacyl-ACP reductase, which gives rise to MTDRYQSLAQNPIGKFIVTNLGLPNPPVLERWTEGAPLVKGTVLIGAAPGSTLGKKLNATLKSSGIEAVGVRADSKKYKGLVFDATGISDTAGLAAMQQFFTPAMRSLASNGRLVVIGTLPEQAESETAAIAQRALEGFVRSAGKEIGGNGSTANLVYAGQGTEDALTSTLEFLLSPKSAFVSGQVIRLGLTELVDADPVADPSKPLAGKVALITGASRGLGAAMARTLHRDGADIVGLDVPALKDDLDALMSELGGTSIAEDITAEDAPQVIAKALKDAHGGVDIVVHNAGITRDKRLKNMKTENWNLVIDISVGAPQRITAELLDQKLLRKGGRVIGISSIAGIAGNNGQTSYGTAKAGVIGFVDDLSKRVAKDGITVNAIAPGFIETDMVKTMPLGIREAGRRLSSLSQGGQPIDVAEAIAWYANPGSSAISGNVVRVCGQALIGA
- a CDS encoding acetyl-CoA C-acetyltransferase, producing MADTTPAKKSSGATPQQVRRVAVIGGNRIPFARSNTVYTDVSNQDMLTAALDGLVNRFGLQGERVGEFAAGAVLKHSRDFNLARETVLGSKLSPDTPAFDVQQACDTGIQAAVLVANKIALGKIENGIAGGSDTTSDAPLAIGDKLRKILLEANRAKDAKARLAAFAKIRPGHLAPDQPRNAEPRTGLSMGDSQAITTKEWGITREAQDELAVASHQNLAASYDEGWQDDLVTPFHGVDKDNNLRPDSSLEKLAKLKPVFGKSFGDEATMTAANSTPLSDGASVVLLASEDEAEKRGWTPQAFFVDYETAAVDYVSGAEGLLMAPVYAVPRMLERQGLTLQDFDFYEIHEAFAGQVLTTLAAWEDPQFCKEKLGLDEPLGAIDRSKLNVKGSSLAAAHPFAATGGRIIANLAKLLHEKGPGSRGLISICAAGGQGVVAILEA
- a CDS encoding PLDc N-terminal domain-containing protein, whose product is MSSMKKKRWSDLTPGQRRAVYVAGALEAAATAAAWRDLAKRPAEDVRGPKLVWRLVSFVQPVGPLAYFTLGRR
- a CDS encoding TetR/AcrR family transcriptional regulator, which produces MAVSERRAERKREILQATRALFDERGVRDAQIEDIARAVGINRAIIYRHFSGKEELFAETLVGYLQELDHTLADADDPTADPEARLATITSTFLDFGSSLPAFVDCAQALLRRRGEELMDEVSQRVMIDLGVAMTSCLNHAVEILEAGIATGQFKVRDPHLLANIYYTQALGVLNLATLQLSVREENPGLPTVDAVPFDEVKSLTLLSVVSMARGPRDAAD
- the uvrB gene encoding excinuclease ABC subunit UvrB; the protein is MRSVSELKRQVAPIEVVSEYTPAGDQPAAIDELEKRIKAGAKDNVLLGATGTGKTATTAWLAERLQRPMLVMMPNKLLAAQFANELRELLPNNAVEYFVSYYDYYQPEAYIAQSDTYIEKDSSINEEVERLRHSATWSLLTRRDVIVVATVSCIYGLGSAQEYLERMIGFKVGEEMPREKLLRTLVEAQYVRNDVATTRGTFRVKGDTVEIFPVYQEHAVRVEFFGDEIERLMTLHPLTGEVLSDDKELYVGSATHYAAGPATMRRAIETIKIELEERLAELEGEGKLLEAQRLRMRTTYDIEMMEQVGTCAGIENYSRHMDQRGPGTPGHCLLDYFPDDFVLVVDESHVTIPQIGAMYEGDMSRKRSLVEHGFRLPSAMDNRPLKWPEFLDRIGQTVYLSATPGNYEMEKVQGDVVEQIIRPTGLVDPEVIVKPTKGQIDDLITQIRTRTDKDERVLVTTLTKKMSEDLTDYLLEAGIRTRYLHSEVDTLRRVELLRELRMGEYDVLVGINLLREGLDLPEVSLVAILDADKEGFLRSGRSLIQTIGRAARNVSGQVIMYADRITDSMAMAIDETNRRREKQVAYNTANGIDPTPLRRRIGDITDMLAREDADTTTLLAATGDKRRKGAAVPLGQHTADLANLPSGELADLIEQLSEQMRAAAAELQFEVAARLRDEISDLKKELRSMLEAGV
- a CDS encoding aldose 1-epimerase, which produces MTDILQNDRVRATIDPSRGARLTSLVIDGLEVLAHAEDPTVDPAIADGCFPMVPWAGRVRGGRLATPAGVRQLPLADDGNALHGLGHVEAWESAGDGVYRLRIGEPWPTSGTAQLSYRLLDDGLRVELSWDDGTTSPCSIGLHPWFARTLTTGGPVVLSFDPEQMVERGTDGLPTGRLVRPEPEPWDDCFRVAGSPVLTWPGAIQLTLTSDSPWWVVYSEPESTICVEPQTVPPDAFDHNGLQPAGEWPHDIWFELRAAGATAS
- a CDS encoding TerC family protein, which gives rise to MNVSTTEWAITIGVTIAVLLFDVIIVARKPHEPSMKECAVYLTGYVTLAIAFGIWVWSYHNEPGKDGDYGLQFFAGWLTEYSLSIDNLFIFIIIMASFKVPRKLQQEALLVGIIIALFFRAIFIALGAVAIEQVSWIFYIFGAFLLYTAFSLVKDTDHDDDGENAIVRLARKRFTVSDNWDGLKLFVKQNGKRAITPMFLVILSLGTTDLLFALDSIPAIYGLTQEPYLVFTANVFALMGLRQLYFLLGGLLTKLIYLSQGLAVLLAFIGVKLVLHALHENELPFINGGEHVPVYDIPTLLSLGVIVGILGITAVVSLVVSGRRERAGLQPDGSPKAPVSPADDAE